The DNA sequence CCTGGACGCCGCCATCGATTCCGCCCTGTTCGGCGTCTTCTCCCTCAACGGCGAGCGCTGCACCGCCGGCTCCCGCATCCTGGTGGAGCGCGCCATCTACGACGAATTCTGCGAAAAGTACGCCGCCCGGGCCAAGAACATCGTGGTCGGCGATCCCCACGACCCCAAGACCCAGGTGGGCGCCCTGGTCCACCCCGAGCACTACGAGAAGGTGGCCTCCTACGTGGAGATCGGCAAGTCCGAAGGCCGGCTCCTGGCCGGCGGCGGCCGCCCCGGCCACCTGCCCGAAGGCAACTACATCGCACCCACGGTGTTTGCCGACGTCGCCCCCGACGCCCGGATCTTCCAGGAGGAGATCTTCGGACCGGTCGTGGCCATCACCCCGTTCGAGAACGACGACGAGGCCCTCGCCCTGGCGAACAACACCAAGTACGGCCTGGCCGCCTACATCTGGACCCAGAACCTCACCCGGGCCCACAACTTCTCGCAGAACGTCGAGGCCGGCATGGTGTGGCTGAACAGCCACAACGTCCGCGACCTGCGCACCCCGTTCGGCGGCGTCAAGGCCTCGGGCCTGGGCCACGAGGGCGGCTACCGCTCCATCGACTTCTACACCGACCAGCAGGCCGTGCACATCACGCTCGGCACCGTCCACACCCCCAAATTCGGCGCCTAAGCCAGCCGGCCGCCGTCGTACTTTCCACGCCCCCTTTCAAAGAAGAGAGACTCCAATGACCAACTTCGTCCCCACCCCCACCGTCCCGGCACCGGACATCGTCCGCTGCGCCTACATGGAAATCGTGGTCACGGACCTCGCCAAGTCCCGCGAGTTCTACGTTGACGTCCTGGGTCTGCACGTCACCGAAGAGGACGATAACAACATCTACCTGCGCTCCCTCGAGGAGTTCATCCACCACAATCTGGTGCTGCGCAAGGGTCCGGTCGCCGCCGTCGCCGCCTTCGCCTACCGGGTGAAGTCCCCCGCCGAGGTGGACGCCGCAGAGGCCTACTACAAGGAACTCGGCTGCCGGGTGGAGCGCCGCAAGGACGGCTTCACCAAGGGCATCGGCGACTCCGTCCGCGTGGAGGACCCGCTGGGCTTCCCCTACGAGTTCTTCTACGACGTAGAGCACGTGGAACGCCTCACCCAGCGCTACGACCTCTACTCCGCCGGCGAACTGGTCCGCCTTGACCACTTCAACCAGGTCACCCCGGACGTCCCCAAGGGCCGCAAGTACCTGGAGGACCTGGGCTTCCGCGTCTCCGAGGACATCAAGGATTCCGACGGCGTCACCTACGCCGCGTGGATGCACCGCAAGCAGACCGTGCACGACACCGCCCTCACCGGCGGGAACGGCCCGCGCATGCACCACGTCGCGTTCGCCACGCACGAGAAGCACAACATCAT is a window from the Arthrobacter sp. NicSoilC5 genome containing:
- the hpaD gene encoding 3,4-dihydroxyphenylacetate 2,3-dioxygenase encodes the protein MTNFVPTPTVPAPDIVRCAYMEIVVTDLAKSREFYVDVLGLHVTEEDDNNIYLRSLEEFIHHNLVLRKGPVAAVAAFAYRVKSPAEVDAAEAYYKELGCRVERRKDGFTKGIGDSVRVEDPLGFPYEFFYDVEHVERLTQRYDLYSAGELVRLDHFNQVTPDVPKGRKYLEDLGFRVSEDIKDSDGVTYAAWMHRKQTVHDTALTGGNGPRMHHVAFATHEKHNIIQICDKMGALRISDRIERGPGRHGVSNAFYLYILDPDGHRIEIYTQDYYTGDPDNPTITWDVHDNQRRDWWGNPVVPSWYTEASLVLDLDGNPQPVIVREEKSEMAVTVGADGFSYTRKPEGEAAEGFKLGVQV